In one Marispirochaeta aestuarii genomic region, the following are encoded:
- a CDS encoding sugar ABC transporter ATP-binding protein has protein sequence MEDNSILTMRHIDKTFPGVQALKNVDFSLKSGEIHALMGENGAGKSTLIKVLTGVYEMDAGEIRVQGQDGPVVNHSPEEAQRNGISTVYQEVNLCPNISVAENMFLERQPLNLFGGIKWKTMEAMARQALKEVGLNIDVSKPLGEYSVAIQQMVAIARAIDINCRALILDEPTSSLDESEVKTLFEVMRNLKKQGVGIIFVTHFLEQVYEICDSITVLRNGALVGTYRVAELPKVQLVARMLGREFDDLAEIKSVKADSDSGSTESIMVRARDLTRAGMIDPFNLIIKKGEVIGLAGLLGSGRSELARLLYCAEKPDRGELLVRETPVRTRAPIDSMKLGMAFLPEDRKEEGILEDLSVRENLLIALQAKTGILKLLPEAKQNELAEKYIELLQIKTPSPETLVKQLSGGNQQKVILGRWLITNPEFLILDEPTRGIDVGTKTEIQKLIIDLAKQGVTVLFISSEIEEMLRTVNRLCILCDRQKVGELNNDDITQHDVMTAIAGGAQTHES, from the coding sequence ATGGAAGATAACAGTATTTTGACCATGCGTCATATAGATAAGACATTTCCCGGGGTACAGGCACTGAAAAACGTGGATTTTTCTTTGAAAAGCGGCGAAATCCATGCCCTTATGGGGGAAAACGGTGCTGGAAAAAGCACCCTGATTAAGGTACTGACCGGGGTTTATGAGATGGATGCCGGAGAAATCCGGGTGCAGGGGCAGGACGGCCCTGTGGTGAACCATTCTCCCGAGGAAGCCCAGCGAAATGGAATCAGCACGGTGTACCAGGAGGTCAACCTTTGCCCGAATATCTCCGTTGCAGAGAACATGTTTCTCGAACGGCAGCCGCTGAATCTTTTCGGGGGCATTAAATGGAAGACAATGGAGGCCATGGCCCGCCAGGCTCTCAAGGAAGTCGGTCTGAACATCGATGTATCCAAACCCCTGGGAGAGTATTCAGTGGCCATTCAGCAGATGGTGGCTATTGCCAGGGCGATCGATATCAACTGCCGGGCCCTGATCCTCGATGAACCTACCAGTTCTCTTGATGAAAGCGAGGTAAAAACCCTGTTCGAGGTCATGAGAAACCTCAAAAAGCAGGGAGTTGGTATCATCTTTGTCACCCACTTTCTTGAACAGGTCTATGAGATCTGCGATTCAATAACTGTACTGAGAAACGGGGCACTGGTCGGAACCTACCGTGTCGCGGAACTTCCGAAGGTTCAGCTCGTTGCCCGGATGCTGGGGCGTGAATTTGACGATCTGGCAGAGATAAAAAGTGTCAAGGCTGATTCCGATTCCGGCAGTACCGAGTCAATAATGGTCAGGGCCAGGGATCTGACCAGGGCCGGAATGATCGACCCCTTTAACCTGATTATCAAGAAGGGAGAGGTCATAGGCCTCGCCGGTCTGCTGGGTTCGGGAAGATCCGAACTGGCGCGGCTGCTCTACTGTGCCGAGAAACCGGACAGGGGGGAACTCCTTGTCAGGGAGACCCCGGTGCGCACCAGGGCTCCCATCGATTCAATGAAACTGGGAATGGCCTTTTTGCCGGAAGACCGCAAGGAGGAGGGAATTCTAGAAGATCTCTCGGTTCGGGAAAACCTGCTGATAGCCCTGCAGGCCAAGACCGGGATCCTGAAACTTCTGCCGGAAGCAAAACAGAATGAACTGGCGGAGAAGTACATCGAGCTCCTTCAGATAAAGACACCATCGCCGGAAACACTGGTAAAGCAGCTCTCCGGCGGGAACCAGCAGAAGGTAATCCTCGGCAGATGGCTTATCACGAATCCGGAATTTCTGATCCTCGATGAGCCTACCCGCGGTATTGACGTTGGTACCAAGACGGAGATCCAGAAGCTGATTATTGATCTGGCGAAACAGGGGGTTACCGTGCTCTTTATCAGCTCGGAGATAGAAGAAATGCTGCGGACCGTTAACCGGCTTTGTATTCTGTGCGACAGGCAGAAAGTCGGAGAGCTGAACAACGATGATATTACCCAGCATGACGTTATGACGGCCATTGCCGGAGGAGCTCAGACCCATGAATCCTGA
- a CDS encoding ABC transporter substrate-binding protein, which translates to MKKVLVIFMVLAVFSLGYVFAGGQDEAAAGAEDDLIVVGYAQVGAESDWRTANTESFKSTFVEENGYRLIFDDAQQKQQNQIKAIRNFIQQDVDYIVVAPVVETGWETVLSEAKAAGIPVILSDRMMDVSDDSLYTAWVGGNFLKEGQDGVKWLNDYVKKNGLASQELNIVLLQGTIGSSAQVGRTQGILAGIDANPKFKLLAKQTGEFTQAKGQEVMESFLKAYPDIDVVFAENDNMAFGAIDAIKAVGKQPGKDIIIISFDAVHEAFNRMIAGEINCSVECNPLHGPRVAEIIQKLERGEKVDKIQYVVEEVFDTSNAKEILPTRMY; encoded by the coding sequence GAAAAAGGTATTAGTGATTTTCATGGTCTTGGCGGTATTCTCCCTCGGCTATGTGTTCGCAGGTGGACAGGACGAGGCTGCCGCAGGTGCAGAGGATGATCTGATTGTTGTCGGCTATGCTCAGGTCGGTGCTGAGTCTGACTGGCGAACGGCAAACACGGAATCCTTCAAAAGTACTTTTGTTGAAGAAAACGGCTATCGGCTTATTTTTGATGATGCTCAACAGAAACAGCAGAATCAGATCAAGGCGATCCGCAATTTTATTCAGCAGGATGTGGATTACATCGTGGTGGCACCGGTTGTAGAGACCGGCTGGGAAACCGTTCTCAGCGAAGCAAAGGCTGCCGGGATTCCCGTTATCCTCTCTGACCGCATGATGGATGTTTCCGACGACAGCCTCTATACAGCATGGGTTGGTGGAAACTTCCTCAAGGAAGGTCAGGACGGCGTTAAATGGCTGAATGACTATGTCAAGAAAAACGGTCTGGCCAGCCAGGAGCTGAACATTGTTCTTCTTCAGGGAACAATCGGATCTTCCGCACAGGTCGGACGTACCCAGGGAATCCTGGCAGGTATCGATGCAAATCCGAAATTCAAACTCCTTGCAAAACAAACCGGAGAATTTACTCAGGCCAAGGGGCAGGAAGTTATGGAATCTTTCCTGAAGGCGTACCCTGACATCGATGTTGTATTCGCCGAAAACGACAATATGGCCTTCGGTGCTATCGACGCTATCAAGGCAGTGGGAAAGCAGCCTGGCAAGGATATTATAATTATCTCCTTCGATGCAGTGCACGAGGCCTTCAACCGGATGATAGCCGGTGAGATCAACTGCTCTGTTGAATGTAATCCTCTTCACGGTCCCCGGGTGGCAGAGATCATCCAGAAGCTTGAGCGGGGTGAGAAGGTCGATAAAATCCAGTATGTCGTGGAAGAGGTTTTCGATACCTCCAACGCGAAAGAGATTCTTCCTACCAGAATGTACTGA